GCCCGCCAGATAGTTGTTCGCGTCGTTCGTGATCAGCGTCAACGACGCCTGCCGCGGCTCGAACTCCCCCGACGACACCAGGTCCGCCGAGAACGTGCGCCCGATGACGAGCGCCGCGTCGAACCGACCCGACCGCACGCCCGCCTCCGCGTCCCGCTGGGACGTCTCCACCCAGCCGAACCCGCCGTCGTCCAGCAGGTCCGCGGCGACGTCCTCGCCGAACGTCCGCTCCGTCTCGGCGCCCGTCACCGAGTCCGTCGTGGTCGTGCCCTCGTCCAGCACCACCAGCGCCGCCGGCACCTCGTCGAGGTGGCCGTACGGGTCGTGGTTCGCGAACAGGTACAGGCCCGCGTACAGCGTCGGGATCAACGCCATCGCGAGGACCGCCAGCTTCGGCATCGTGCCCGCCATCAGCCGGCGTGCCTCCGACGCCGCCAGGCGCAGCGGCGTGAGCAGCGCGCTCATCGGGTCCCCTCCGGACGTGACGTCAGACGCTCGTCGGACGGCACGTCGTCGGAGGGCACGTCGTCGAGCCGCAGGTCGTCCGGCGGCTCGGTCGGGTCGTCGGCATCGAGGTCGATGTCAGTCTCGACGTCGGGGTCGGTCTCGACGTCGGTCTCGGCGTCCGAGTCGTGCTCGACCCCGACCTCGGCGTCGCCGTCGCCGTCGGCGTCGGCGTCCGGCGCGGTTGCGAGGGCCGCAGGCTCGGCCGGCGCGACGGCGCGGGCGACGACGCGCGGCGGCTCGTGGAGGGAGTCGCCGACGGCGGGCGGCAGGTCGACGCCGAGGTCGCGCGCGGAGGACCGGGTGCACTCGACGAGGACGCCGAGGCCGTCGGCGGCGAGGCCGCGGGCGAGGTCCCACCAGTCGGCGGGGTCGCCGCCGTGCCGGTCGGGCAGGGTGAGGACGACGAACCGGACGGCGGGGTCGGCGGTGGCGAGGCCCGCGAGGACGGCGGTGCGGACGGGGGCGGGGAGCTGGTCGACGCGGCGGCCACGCTCGCCGGACAGGGCACGCTCGTCGAGGAACTGCCGCACGTCGCGGGGGCGGGAGCGGCGCCCGGCGAGGGCGAGCCCCTCGGCGACGACGTCGGCGAGGGTGAGGGCGTCGTCGGGCTCGTTGACGCCGGGGACGTCGACGACGGCGCTGGCGGCGCGCAGGGCCGCGGGACGGGCCTCGACGCCGTCGACGAGGACGCGGCCCGACGACGGGGCGAGCCGGCCGGTGGCCACCAGCGCGAGCGCGGTGTGGCCGTGCCCGGGCTCGGCGGCGACGAGCACGGCCTCCCGGGTGGACCAGCCGAGGTCCATGGTGGCGAGCATGGGCTCGCGGCGTCCGTCGACCGTCACGCGGTCCAGCACGACCTGCATCAAGACTCCCCTTGTTGACTCCCGATCAACAACGCTACGCCTGTTGTTGACCAGCGGTCAACAGGCGCGGTAGAACTGGACCATGACCTCGCACACGCGGCAGGACCCCGCCGAACGGCACCGGCAGCTCCTCGCCGTCGCGTGCGCGCAGGCCGAGGCCCACGGCCTCGACACCCTCACCCCCGCCCTCGTCGCCGAGGCCGCCGGGGCGTCCAAGGCCCTCGTCTTCCACTACTTCGGGTCCACCGCCAAGCTGCGGCGCGCCGTCGCCCTCGACGCCGTGGCCCACCTCGACGCCGCGCTCGAACCCGACGACCTCCCGCTCGCCGAACGCCCCGCCCGCGCCATGACCGGCTTCGTCGACTCCGTCACCGCCCACCGGCACGTCTGGGAGGGCATCTGGCGCGGCACCCTCGCCGACGACCCTGCCACCGCCGACGCCCTCCAGGCCGTCCGACGCCGCCTGCTCGCCCGGCTCGTCGCCACCGCCGACACCCTCGGCTTCACCCCGAACGACCGCCTCCGGCTCCTCGCCGACGGCTGGATCGCCCTCGTCGAGAACCTCACCGCCGCCTGGCTCGCCGGCAGCGACATCGGCCGCGACGAGCTCGAACGCCTGCTGCTGTCCAGTCTCGTCGTGCTCGTCCCCGAGCTGCCCGAACCCGCCCGCAGCGCCGTCGTCGAGCTCACCCGCCGGACCGCCACGCGGCCCTGAGCCCGACCGCCCCCGGCTGCCGGCCGGGCGCGCGGACCGGGGAGCCCGGCGTCAGAGCCGCTCGGCCAGGACCTCCACCAGCGCCTTGCCCTCGACGCCCTCCAGCTGGAGCGCCTGCGTACGGCACGAGAACCCGTCCGCGATGTACGCCTCGTCCTCGCCCCGCGCCCGCAGCGCCGGCAGCAGCGCGTTCTCCGCCACCGCCACCGACGTCTCGTAGTGGCCCTTCTGCATGCCGAAGTTCCCCGCGAGACCGCAGCAGCCCGCCAGCTCGGTCACCGTCGCGCCCGCACCCGCGAGCAGCGCACGGTCCGCCTGGAAGCCCATCACCGAGTGCTGGTGGCAGTGCGGCTGCACCACCGCGGTCACGTCGCTGAGGTCCGGCACCGTCCAGCCCGAACCCTTCGCCGGAGCCGTCGCCGGATCCGTCAGGAGCTCCGCCAGGGTGCGCGTCGCGCGGCCCACCGCGGCCGCGCGCGGGTCGTCGGGGAACAGGTCCTGCAGGTCCGAGCGCAGCACCGCCGTGCACGACGGCTCCAGCCCGAGGATCGGGATGCCGTTCACCGCGTACGGGCCCAGCACCGACAGCAGGTCGCCCAGCCGGCGGCGTGCGCCGTCGAGCTGCCCGGTGGAGATCCACGTCAGGCCGCAGCAGGCCTGCCGGTCCGGGACGATCACGTCGTAGCCCGCGGCGTCGAGCACCTTGAGCGCCGCCTTCGGCACCGACGGCGCGAGGGAGTCGCTGAACGAGTCGGTCCACAGCACGACCTTCGGCCGTCCCGTGCCCGGCGGCGTCCCCGGCTCCTGCCGGTGCGCCATCCCCGGCACGCCCTGCGTCGCGTAACCCAGGCCCCACCAGCGACGGAACGGCATCTCCGCGAACTGCGGCATCTGGCGGCGCGTGTCCATGCCGCCCGCCCACAGCACCGCCCGGCGCACCCAGTCCACCGACAGCACCCGGTTCAGCGTGCGCGGCGCCAGGCCGGCCAGCCGCGCCCACCGGGGCAGCCAGCCGAGCGCGTAGTGGTCCATCGGGCGCAGCTTCCCGCGGTACGTGCGGTGCAGCACCTCCGACTTGTACTGCGCCATGTCCACCCCGGCGGGGCAGTCCGACGAGCACGCCTTGCAGCTCAGGCACAGGTCGAGCGAGTCCCGCACCTCCGGCGCCGCGAGACCGCCCACGAGTGTCCCGTTCACCGCCTCCTGGAGCACGCGCGCCCGCCCGCGGGTCACGTCCTTCTCGTCCTTCGTCGCCTGGTACGACGGGCACATGAACCCGCCCGCGGCATGGTTGTCCGCGCGGCACTTGCCGACGCCGACGCACCGGTGCACCGCCGTCGTCAGGTCGTGGTGGTCGTGCGCGAAGCTGAACCCCGCGTAGCCCGCCTTCTTCGCGACACCGCGCAGCGTGCCCGACCCGACCAGGCCCCGCTCCCCCACCGGCAGGCGCGACGACACCGCGTGCGCCGCCGGACGCCGCAGGTCCGCGTCCACCGCCGCCGGGCGCACCAGGACCCCCGGGTTGAGGACGTCGTCCGGGTCGAACAGCGCCTTGACCTGACCCATCAGCGCGATCGCCTCCGGCGAGTACATCACCGGCAGCAGCTCGGACCGCGCCCGGCCGTCGCCGTGCTCGCCCGACAGCGAGCCGCCGTACCGGCCCACCAGCTCCGCCGCGTCCGTCATGAACGTGCGCAGCACCGACCCCGACGTCTCCATCGGGATGTCGATGCGCAGGTGCACGCAGCCGTCCCCGAAGTGCCCGTACGGCAGGCCGTCCACGCCGTACCGCGCCATCAGCGCGTCCAGGTCGCGCAGGTAGTCGCCCAGCCTCTCCGGCGGGACCGCGGAGTCCTCCCAGCCCGGCCACGCCTGCTCGCCCGACGGCGTCCGGCCCGCCAGGCCCGCGCCGTCCGCGCGGATCTGCCACATCTTCGTCGCCTCGGGGCCCGCCGGGTAGATGGCCGCGCCCAGCGCCGACGACGCGCCCACGATCATCTCCGCGACCTCGCGCGCCTCGCCCGGCGACGTCCCGCCGACCTCGATCATCAGCCAGCCCGCCCCCTCGGGCAGGTCCGGCACCGAGTCCGCGCCCTTCGCCCGGCGCACCACGTCCACCAGGCGGGCGTCCAGGCCCTCGATCGCCAACGGGTCGTGGCGCAGCAGCACCGGCACGTCGTCCGCGGCCGACGGCATGTCCGCGTACCCCAGCACGACCAGCGTCGGCGCCTTCGGCACCGGCACCAGCTCCAGCGTCGCCCCCAGCAGCGTCACCAGCGTGCCCTCGGTGCCCACCAGCATCTTCGCGAGGTCCGACCCGTTCTCCGGCAGCAGGTGCTCCAACGAGTACCCCGACACCTGCCGGCCGAACCGGCCGAACTCCGTGCGGATCAGCGCCAGGTTCGCCCGCACCAGCTCCGCCAGCCCCGGTACCGCCGCGAACGACGCGTCCCCCCTGCCCGCCGTGAACCGGCGGCCCCGGCCGTCCACCACGTCGAGGGCCACCACGTTGTCCGCCGTGCGGCCGTACGCCACCGCGTGCGGGCCGCACGCGTTGTTGCCGATCATGCCGCCCAGCGTCGCCCGGTTCTGCGTCGACGGGTCCGGCCCGAACCGCAGCCCGTGCGGCGCCGCGACCCGCTGCAACGACGACATCACCACCCCCGGGTCCACCACGGCCGTCCGCGCCTCGGCGTCCACCCCGTGCACCGTGTGCAGGTGCTTCGAGAAGTCCAGCACCGCACCCGGCCCGATCGAGTTGCCCGCCACCGACGTGCCCGCCCCGCGCGCCGTCACCGGCACCCTCAGCTCCCGCAGCACGTCCAGGGCCGCCACGACGTCGTCCGGCGACGTCGGGTACACCACGACCTCCGGCACCACCCGGTAGTTCGACGCGTCCGTCGAGTACTCCGCCCGGCGGCGCGTCGTCGTGTCCACCGCCCCGGCGACCACCGTGCGCAGCGCCGTCGCGACCGCCTCACGGGCGTCGGCCGCCGCCCGGCGCGCCTCGCGCTCCGCCTCCTGCTGCGCCGCGAGCGCCGCCGCCTGCACGTCCTGCGGGCTCGGCGTGGCGTCGGGGGTCGTGGCGGGTCCGTCCGGGTTCGTCGACTGGGCAGGCACGGGCCGATTCTGCCACCGCCCGCCGTCGGGGCACCCCCACCGTCCGCCATCGGGACGAGTTCCCAGGTCGCGGCCCCGACGCGCCCGCCGCCGTGCGGGCTCCCCGTGCGGCCCGCCGGACGCGCCGATAGCGTCGCCCCATGCGCGTCGTCGTCGTGGGAGCCACCGGGAACGTCGGGACCTCGATCCTGAGAGCGCTCGTCGACGAACCCGCCGTCACGTCGATCGTCGGCGTCGCCCGCCGCGTGCCGCGCGCCGACGGCACCAGCACCGTCACCCCGCCGTTCGACGCCCCCGAGTGGGTGCGCGCCGACCTCGCCGACCCCGACACCCGCGACGCCCGCCTCGACGAGGCCCTCGCCGGCGCCGACGCCGTCATCCACCTCGTGTGGGCCATCCAGCCCGCCCGCAAGCCCGACGTGCTGCACGACCTCAACGTCGGCGGCGCCCGCGCCGTCACCGACGCCGTCGTCCGCAACCGCGTCCCGCACCTGATCTTCATGTCCGCGTCCGGCGTCTACTCCCCCGGCCCCGCCGACGGGCACGCCATCGACGAGTCGTGGCCCACCGACGGCGTCCCCGGCTCCCCCTACGCCCGCGACAAGGCCGAGGTCGAGGCCCACCTCGACGACGTCGAGCAGCGGGAGCCCTGGCTCACCGTCACCCGGATGCGCCCCGCCATCATGCTGCAGCGTGAGGCCGGCGCCGAGATCGGCCGGTACTTCCTCGGCCCCGTCGGCCGCATCGGTCTGAAGGTCGCCGCCGGACCCCTCGGCCACGCCGTCGGGGGCCTCCTGCGCGGCTGGAACGGCGAGCCCGAACCCGCCGAGCAGCCCCGCTTCCCCCTCGTGCCGTTCCCCGAGGGCGTCCGCCTCCAGGTGCTGCACCCCGACGACACCGCCCGCGCCGTGCGCACCGCCGTCGTCGGCCGCCACGGCGGCGCGTTCAACCTCGCACCCGACGGTGCCCTCACCGGCCAGGACCTCGCCGACCTGCTCGCCGACGGCCGGCGCGTCCCGGTCCCGCTGTCGCTCGCCCGCACGGGCCTCAAGGTCGCGTCCGCGGTCCGCCTCGTGCCCATCGACCCCGGCTGGCTGGAGATGGCCGCCGCCGACGTCGTCATGGACTCCACCCGCGCCCGCACCGTCCTGCGCTGGTCCCCGACCCGCCCCCAGACCGACGTGCTGAACGAGGTCCTCGACGGCGTCCTCGACGGCACCACCGGCGACACCCCGCCGCTGTCCACGAAGGGCAGGTAGCCGAGTCAGCGCAGGGCCACGCGAGTCAGCGCAGGGCCACGCGAGTCAGCGCAGGGTCGTCCGGTGTCGGGACGAGGCGCGCACGGTCGCGTTCACGGGCCCCAGGGGGCCCTCCACTTCGGGTCTGACGACCGTGCGCGCCTCGTCCCGACCCCGGACTTTCCTCACCAGGCGTCTCGCGTGCGTCCGACGACCTCGGCGATCGTTCTTGGGCCGCGCGCTCAAGCCTCGCCGGACGTCCAGGGCCGCGCCGGGCACCCGGCCTCGTGAGCGACGTGGTCGTCGCCGGCTCGCGGGCCGTCCCGTCGTGTCGCGCCGTGCCGACGGCACGACGCTGCGCTGAGTCGCGGCAACCTGCGCTGAGTCACGCGGAATCGCGCTGGGTCGCGGAGACCTGCGCTGAGTGGCGGAACCTTGCGCTGACTCGCGGGCAGTTGCGCTGAGTCGCGGGAGGTTGCGCTGAGTGGCGGGAGGTTGCGCTGACTCGCGTCGGGACGGGACGACGGAGCCGGGGGTCGGGGTGGCCGGGCACGGTCGTCCACCCCGAAGTGGAGGGCCCCCTGGGGCCCGTGAACGCGACCGTGCCCGGCCACCCCGACACCCGTCGAGCGCGACCCCCGGCGAGCGCGACGAACGCTGACTCGCGCGCGGGAACGCTGAGTCGCGCTCAGCCCTCCCAGGTGACGTCGAGCGTGATCTCGCCGACGCCGGTGAGGGCCTTGGACACGGGGCAGCCGGCCTTCGCGGCGTCGGCCGCGGTGCGGAACGCCGCCTCGTCGACACCGGAGGCGTAGCCGCGGACGGTGAGGGCGATGGTGGTGATCTGCGGGGCGCCGGACGAGTCGGCACCGAGGGTGACGTCGGCGGTCACCTCGACCTGCTCGGGGGTGCCACCGACCTTGCCGAGCTCGCCGGAGAACGCCATGGCGTAGCACGACGAGTGCGCGGCGGCGATGAGCTCCTCCGGGCTGGTGACGCCCTCCGCCTCGTCGGCGGCGCGGCGCGGGAACGACACGTCGAAGGTGCCGGTGCCGGAGCTGGTGAGCTCGAGCTGGCCGGAGCCTTCCATGAGGGTGCCGTTCCAGGCGGTGCGGGCGGTACGGACGGGCATGACGTGCTCCTTCGCGGGGTACGGCAGGGACTGACCGACCGTACCCCGCGCGGGGCGGGTCAGGGCGAGCCGAGGTCGAGCGCGTCGTCGGCGACGGCGACGACGGTCCACACGTTGCCGTCGGCGTCGGAGAGCTCGTAGGCGGGCACCAGGAGGGTGGCGCGGTCGGTGCGGTGCTCCTGGGCGAGACCGAGGCGGGCGTCGGTGATGGTGATGTCGCTGACGGGCCAGGGCAGGGGGTCGCCGGCGGTGGGCGGGGCGGGCGGGGTGGTGGGGCCGGAGTCCTGGGGCTCGACCATGAAGCGGGTCTCGAGGGTGGGGCCGAGGGTGACGGGCCACAGGTTCTGCCCGAACCGGGGGTCGCCGAGGCGTTCGACGGCCTCGGCGGGGCTGACGACGGGGTAGGTGCCGAGCTCGGTGCGGGCGGCGAGGAACCCGTCGAGCCAGGCGATGCCCTCGGTGGAGACGGTGGCGCTCCAGGTCGCGCCGGTGCGCTGACCGTCGACGACCTCGTGGGCGGTGACCCAGCGGGTGCCGGGCTCGCCGTCCTGCGAGGGCTCGAACTCGAAGCCGTCGGGGTCGACGCCGAGTCGTTCCATGACGTCGCGCAGCCCGGCGACGGCTTTCTTGGCCGACACGTTCCCCTCAGGCTCGGTGCACACCTGGTCGCCGTCGATCGCGGGCTGCTCCATCTCGGCCAACTCCTGGGCACTCGCTGTCTCGCAGCGCCACGGGTCGGCGGCGGGGTCGTGGTAGCTGAGGTAGGCGGTGGAGTCGGCGGACAGCCAGAGGGTGGGTCCGTCGCCGTCCTGGGGCCCGACGGACCAGGAGCCCCAGTCCCAGCGGGGTTCGCCGGCGACGCCGAGGGCGGCGGCGGCCCGGGCGGCACCGTCCTTCGTCGCGACGTCGGTGGCGTCGTAGGCGTAGGCGGCGGCCTCGGTGCCGCTGGTGGACAGCCCCTCCTGGGAGAAGGCGGCACGGCCGTCGAACCAGCTGGGCACGGCGGTGTCGTAGGACGTCGCGGAGTCCCCGGCGACGGTGGAGTTCTCGGCGGCGAGCCCGTCGGCGGCGACGCGGCCGGCGGGCGCGGGCGCGGGTGCCATCTCGTTCGCGCCCTGCGGACCTGCACCGCCGAGCGTGACGGGGGGAAGCGCGTCGGACGCGGGAGCCGCGCCGTCCGCCGTCGCGGCGCCGACGGCGTACCCGCCGCCTCCCAGGACGACCGCGCCGGCGACGGCGGCGGCGACGAGGCCGGCGGTGCGGCGACGC
This Isoptericola jiangsuensis DNA region includes the following protein-coding sequences:
- a CDS encoding TetR/AcrR family transcriptional regulator, with amino-acid sequence MTSHTRQDPAERHRQLLAVACAQAEAHGLDTLTPALVAEAAGASKALVFHYFGSTAKLRRAVALDAVAHLDAALEPDDLPLAERPARAMTGFVDSVTAHRHVWEGIWRGTLADDPATADALQAVRRRLLARLVATADTLGFTPNDRLRLLADGWIALVENLTAAWLAGSDIGRDELERLLLSSLVVLVPELPEPARSAVVELTRRTATRP
- a CDS encoding FAD-binding and (Fe-S)-binding domain-containing protein; the encoded protein is MQAAALAAQQEAEREARRAAADAREAVATALRTVVAGAVDTTTRRRAEYSTDASNYRVVPEVVVYPTSPDDVVAALDVLRELRVPVTARGAGTSVAGNSIGPGAVLDFSKHLHTVHGVDAEARTAVVDPGVVMSSLQRVAAPHGLRFGPDPSTQNRATLGGMIGNNACGPHAVAYGRTADNVVALDVVDGRGRRFTAGRGDASFAAVPGLAELVRANLALIRTEFGRFGRQVSGYSLEHLLPENGSDLAKMLVGTEGTLVTLLGATLELVPVPKAPTLVVLGYADMPSAADDVPVLLRHDPLAIEGLDARLVDVVRRAKGADSVPDLPEGAGWLMIEVGGTSPGEAREVAEMIVGASSALGAAIYPAGPEATKMWQIRADGAGLAGRTPSGEQAWPGWEDSAVPPERLGDYLRDLDALMARYGVDGLPYGHFGDGCVHLRIDIPMETSGSVLRTFMTDAAELVGRYGGSLSGEHGDGRARSELLPVMYSPEAIALMGQVKALFDPDDVLNPGVLVRPAAVDADLRRPAAHAVSSRLPVGERGLVGSGTLRGVAKKAGYAGFSFAHDHHDLTTAVHRCVGVGKCRADNHAAGGFMCPSYQATKDEKDVTRGRARVLQEAVNGTLVGGLAAPEVRDSLDLCLSCKACSSDCPAGVDMAQYKSEVLHRTYRGKLRPMDHYALGWLPRWARLAGLAPRTLNRVLSVDWVRRAVLWAGGMDTRRQMPQFAEMPFRRWWGLGYATQGVPGMAHRQEPGTPPGTGRPKVVLWTDSFSDSLAPSVPKAALKVLDAAGYDVIVPDRQACCGLTWISTGQLDGARRRLGDLLSVLGPYAVNGIPILGLEPSCTAVLRSDLQDLFPDDPRAAAVGRATRTLAELLTDPATAPAKGSGWTVPDLSDVTAVVQPHCHQHSVMGFQADRALLAGAGATVTELAGCCGLAGNFGMQKGHYETSVAVAENALLPALRARGEDEAYIADGFSCRTQALQLEGVEGKALVEVLAERL
- a CDS encoding NAD-dependent epimerase/dehydratase family protein, giving the protein MRVVVVGATGNVGTSILRALVDEPAVTSIVGVARRVPRADGTSTVTPPFDAPEWVRADLADPDTRDARLDEALAGADAVIHLVWAIQPARKPDVLHDLNVGGARAVTDAVVRNRVPHLIFMSASGVYSPGPADGHAIDESWPTDGVPGSPYARDKAEVEAHLDDVEQREPWLTVTRMRPAIMLQREAGAEIGRYFLGPVGRIGLKVAAGPLGHAVGGLLRGWNGEPEPAEQPRFPLVPFPEGVRLQVLHPDDTARAVRTAVVGRHGGAFNLAPDGALTGQDLADLLADGRRVPVPLSLARTGLKVASAVRLVPIDPGWLEMAAADVVMDSTRARTVLRWSPTRPQTDVLNEVLDGVLDGTTGDTPPLSTKGR
- a CDS encoding OsmC family peroxiredoxin; the encoded protein is MPVRTARTAWNGTLMEGSGQLELTSSGTGTFDVSFPRRAADEAEGVTSPEELIAAAHSSCYAMAFSGELGKVGGTPEQVEVTADVTLGADSSGAPQITTIALTVRGYASGVDEAAFRTAADAAKAGCPVSKALTGVGEITLDVTWEG